The segment CGATAACACTAAGAAACATGCAGACAAAAAATAATCAGATCTAACGCACCTTAAAATAACCGCGCTCTTTTTCCAATAAGTCACACTCTACTTCAAAACTACTTTATCTTTGCATGTAAAACATACATATTAGTCAATAGATCACAGGGAGCACACATTTAGAATCGCGTCAGTATTGGCATGCCAGGTGTTTGGGCAAATGATTGTGCCGAGCACTCCAGAATGGTACTCCAAGATCGTTTACATTGGGATCATATGAATTTTCGCCCTCGTTTTATGGCTGATTTTGATTGAAGTGTACGTACTTATGTTCTACACTTGTAAGCGTAAATGCtttatttgatatatttgatgtttTATCACATGTTGATAGCTCATTCAAACATGCACGCGTGTTTATTGCTTTGCTAGGGTATTAAAGGCAGTGGTAACGGCACTTATCTTCCAGGTAGAAATACAGTAAATCATTACACGTTAGGTCGAGGACGTCAATATTCATATGACGCATTTAACATTCGTTGTAGGTTATGCTCCATTAATCTCCATTATCGCTGACAGGATATTTGAGTTGGATTTTAACTGTTTCCGCTGAAATGACAAATTTTAGCTGTTTATTGCTCAGTAATGCACACAAATGGATTCCGTCTATATTGGCTGCTTGTTGGATTTTTTTTCAACGCCACACCAAGCAATATTCAAGACATACGGGTTTGTTGTGCCGTGCTTGTTTTTTAACGTCACAcctagaaatattccagctttacaagtttgttgttgtcagtttgttgtttaaccccacactaagcaatattccaggtatacgAGTTGGTTGTTGTtagtttgttgttcaacgccacTCTAAGGAACATTCCAGCTAAATCCATTCCGGGTTGGCTGTTGTGTAATGTCagctacagtggaagctgtctaaaccggcacccgttggactgaagaaataatccggtttggACAATGTCCCGGATtctagagctgatgataaatgtaaaagccacggatggtaatgttattttatgctggtgttgacttATTTTATGCTGACTTGCCAGAATGGACAGATGCCGAtattgacagcttccactgtatacgagttggttgttgttggtttggtacacacacacactaagcaatattcggCCAGCTATACGGCAGCGGCCTGTACGCAATCAAACGTTACTGGGTgttcaggcccgctgactttgttgacacatgccatcgtaacCCAAATGAGTTGGTCGATGTTTGAACACTTTGATTGTTTGGGCCATATCGGATCATTTACTGACcgtcgccgtatagctggaatattgctgaatgtggctttAAGCAACCAACCAAACCACCAACAACACTGACACTTCATGTTGTGCGAGTGTGTTGTTGACACAAAGCGAACCAACCTTCCACAGTCAGTTTGCAAATGTGCCTTTGACAAGTACCAAGGACATCAACAAGGGTATGGCCCGTTAACACGTAATGCTGTGAGATGTCACATCCTCTTTTGATTGCGAAGGACGAGGTTTTACACAGTAACTATTATGAATCCCCCAAGAGCctttatgtttttttctttgttataGCACCGTTATAAAGAGTCAGTCGACGTAAACATCGTTTTTACACTGAAGATGTGTATATCCAAACGTTACCAAACTGAACCAACATGCTCACATACACATATTCGACACACTCTTTAATCTTTGTCAACAAGGAAGTTCACCGGCGTTACATCTGTACTAGGCAACACAAACTGAACAAGTTACCATTGAGGTAATAGCACCACCTCGTAcgaccttttgtggcaagcatgagttgaaTACAGAATATCGTAACCCCTAGCTACAGAAAGGGCTactacaagcacacacacacgcacacacgcacacacgcacgcacacacacacacacacacacaaacacacacacaaacatgcagaCTCTCACACATTTGTTCATGCAGGCATATTGATAGAAAGGTGAAATGGTTTTGAACACGACATTGAGGCTTATTTCATCACTCCTAACATGTAGGCCCCAGTATTGAATACCATATTTTACGTAGGCTTCGAGAGAGTCACGCAATCAGCTCAAGACACAAATTCAAAGCCTCGTGTTCGTTATCATACATAGACACCACGGTCAAACTGTACACTGTGTGTCGTGCTGCTGTCGTGAGGAAACAGAAGCGATCAGACTGTACACACCTCGACTTGAAAGTGGGTCAATCTGGCTTTTGTGGCTGTTCGaaatatctccacacagtaccCGTAAGAAAAAGAGGTAGGTTTCTACACAACTGTATGGTGTGTAGGTTCGCATCTGGCGGGTAATTGTGTACAAGGATGTAATGTGTACACGCAACTCAAGCTGATAACGTGTTTCACTACCTCGGTTTATACATGAGTCGATTACTTGTGACAGTAGTGATGACAGAGCATTCTTTCTAACTAGGTCAAGGAACCTTTATGGCCTATATTTGAGTTTGTCAAATATGCGTTCAGTTCTGCAGAAGGCCTCATAATTATCATTTTGAGCACAACGCAAGAGAGTCTTTATGCAAATCTTACCTCTAACTAGTGCAACTCGTAAATTACAAACATTTTCGAGTATGATCGAACTAATCCACTTTTCTGAGCATATGATCGGTAAACAGAGTAGGCGTATTGACTTACGTTTGACTATCAGTTGGATCTCACACAAGACGGCGAGCATGACCCTTATTTTAATTTTCCCGGTTCATTCCTTATGGTTTGTGGGCGTATGAGACAGGACGTTCCTTATGGTTGGTGGGCGTATGAGACAGGACGTTCCTTATGGTTTGTGGACGTATGGAACAGGGTGTTCCTTATGGTTTGTGGACGTATGGGACAGGGCGTTCCTTATGGTTTGTGGGCGTAAGAGACAGGGCGTTCCTTATGGTTTGTGGACGTATGGGACAGGGCGTTCCTTATGGTTTGTGGGCGCTTATGAGACAGGACGTTCCTTATGGTTTGTGGACGTATGGGACAGGGCGTATGACTAATGGACTATATCCAGCTAAATATATGCCAATATAGCATTATGTGGTTTGCAAGCTGAAGTCACCCAAGCTCTGAAGTAAGTTTCATATCTAAACACGCAGATTAAGGATAGTTTATGAATTATAAAAAGGATTTATATCTCTATCTTTATGGAGAATAATAAACTTTCAAATCAGCAAATAAATACAATACACTGCTACCATtaaaatttataaacataaaaGGAAACAACAGTTCACTATACGGTATTTTCTGCGTTCGACTTATACCCCTAAGCGACTAATATCTCAATTATATCATGACAGCAGCTTACTGTCTGAATGCCCAAAATGATCAGATATTagaaacataacaatttcaacGAAACAATTATAAAAGGGACAACATAACATTGTGGTATTTCATTTATTCAACGATCTAACGCAGACCAGTGAAATATGTTACTTAATATCTGTTCACGTTTCTTCCTGTACTTACATGTTCCCACGTACAAAGCCTCGTATGGCGAAGTACATCCAGATACAAAAATACTAAGTGGAATGGAGATACCAACTtattatgtaattatgtaaaACGTATAATGTTAACTAGTAATAACACTGCTCTGCCCCGGTAATTTGGGTTGGTCGTCTGCTGGTACCTTGGTTGGTTGGCTGCACTGTTTTTGCTGCATTCAGTCAtatgcctgtaaataatcgaatctgggcaagacaaccctgtgatcaacagtatgagcatcgatctatgcagatGGGctacgatgaaatgtgtcaaactGTCATCAAACCTGAAagtatatggctgcggtctgtacatactcgagtctggaccagacaatccagtgaccaacaacatgagcatcgacctccgcagttgggaaccgatgacatgtgtcaaccaagtcagcgagtctgaacacccgatgcagttagtcgcctcttacgacaagtacagccgcgttttatggcaagcatgggttgctgaaggcctgtacTACCTGGGGACCTTCATGTAAAGAAATGAGCCCAGTTAATTACCCGTCGGGGTCTAGACTATGTGCTTACGCACTTTGGGAGCGCTACGTGACTATTAAACACTCTGAGTGCTGACTACGTGCGCAGACACTTTGCGAACCTTAACAGAAAGTTAGAGTACGGTGTCAAGCGAGAAACACCTTGATCACACGTGATAACTTATGTATCACGCTAAGATCGGATTCCAGCGATAATTAAACTATAAACTAATTAAACTACAACACACTTGGGCCAAAGATATATATTTCGCGGTACTCGCTATACCCTCTGTAACTTGATACCATTAGAGACAAGCCTTGGGATTTTGCCCGATCCACAATAACTGGCAAAAGGCTGTCTGAAGCATGTGTTACCTTTTAGATATTGTACGTGTCACATGTTACAAAATGTCATTACAGGGTTATCTTGTAGTGAAACACGACACACCAATATTACTCTACGTCCGTATGGGACGCACAGGTTTCGCAATTGTCATCCAAGACGAACACAGTCGGTAGATAtaccaagggacgtaactcttgtATGCCTATGAACCCGTTTCAAGTGACTTCTCACTTCATATTATACCACATGTTCACCTTCAATTTTAATGCAACTTTATTGCTAGAAATAGCACATTcaccaaaaaaaaacacacaaaaaaacccatttaATACAAGAATGTTTCGTGACACTAGGGACTAAATTCTCCCAGTGAGTTGTATGTCAATGTCAAAGGTTGCGAATTGCAAGCTCGTCCTTGGTGACTGCTGGGACACATCGATATGGATTCATACTGTCCATAAAATCAGTATGGTTTCATGTGAATATACATTGGCTATAATTCAATTAAATCTAattcatatataaatgtaaCGCATTGCTTATTTCTTTGACACTGGATTctttgatgaatgaatgaatgaatgcatgaaatattagcagtattcctgcaatatcacagcatgggaGAGCAGAAAAGGACCTCACACTTTGTACTTACGAGAGGAATCGAACcagtgtcttcagcgtgacaagagAACGCTTTTACAAGGCTACGCCACCCCCACTCTCCCTCACCTACTCTCATGGTTGCATGACAAACGTAGTGTGAACAATCACCTGGCGATTCTGAGTGCATAAGGTTATTTCATGTGCATGTTTAACTGATGACTAAATGGTAAAATAATAACCGTAACTTTTGTAATAATTCTGTTAATTATTCATCATACACGAACATTGCATTTTTTCAAATTGTCATTTTCTTACTCATTTTAATtgacaaaaaaaattaaaaagaatGTTTTCTTAAATGTGCAGGTAGTCATGGCCGGCCAAGCATACAGAATAATAGTGCTTCACGACAACCCAAAATGGTTTCCATTAATTAAGGATGCATTGAAGGATTATGACGTCGTAGTTGACGAATGGGTGTCTGACGAAGTTGACTTCGATCTCACGTCATCACCACCGAAGAACACCATCTTCTACAACAGATGCAGTCCATCGTCACATACTCGGGGCCATCCGTTATCCCTGGAGCAAGCCCGCGTCATTATCAAGTGGTTACGTCATCACGACGTAACAGTTGTAAATGGTCTTCCTGCTGTAGACATTGAGGACAGCAAAGCCTTCCAGTACGTCATGGCCAAAGACTGTGGCTTAAATATCCCCCAGACCGTCTTCACTTCCAAGCCGACAAGAGCACTCATTGAGAAACATTTCGGAAGGGATGCACCCTTTGTTATCAAACCAGATAGAGGTGGGCATGGTATTAATATACGGATGTACCATAATGTGGGAGAATTCGAATCGGAAAAAGAGCTACCTGGTTCGTATACGGGATTGTATTTGATTCAGTGTTATCTCCCCCCGACTTCCGGTGTATACAGAGCAGAGTTCGTTGCACAAACGTTTCTGTACGTCAGCAAAGCTACTATGTGCGATGGCTTTTCTTCCAACTACTGTCCCGACGATTTACCAAAGGACAGGTTCCAGATTCTGAAAGACCTTGACGACCCTGTAATCGATAAGTGCACGGAACTGTTTCAAACTCCCGGGCTGGATAATGGCGCGGTGGAGTTTATATATGGCCCAGACGGTGTTCCATACGTTATAGATATCAACTGTAACACTGTCTACAATACTAAGGCGGAAGTAGAAGCAGGGGTTCCACAAGGTTGGAAGAAAGTGGCTGAAATGTTGGTAGCGAATATTTCGTATTTAAAAACCGATAAATAAGTAAACGTTCAAGCTGGGTCATCGCCTGAGAAACACAATGACACGTTGAGACTTCTGTAGGTGTTTTGGGAATGGCTTGTACaaagaatatattttaaaatacatttttgaaTTTTATGAATTCagattttacatattttcaatttaaCCAGATACTCAATGTTACCATATGCTTTACGTACACTGAATATACAGAGACTTGTCAAGTATGCTAATATCCCGCTGACTCGTGATGTGTTTCATTATATGAAGCAATTATCAAAGAGACCTTCATTGTAAAACATATTCCTGATATAGCCTGTCCATTAAATATGTTGCTGATAGATATTTGACATGGTGTATCATTTTGAACTCTCGTAGGTTCACCCGAATACCCTTGTCAGGTCATTCTAAACAGTCATGTGAGAGGGAACGGTGTGGCTTAGAAATGTAGAAGTCACAAACATGTTAGTGTTGCCTggtgtccgaaacgtttcctcCTTCCTGTTATTGATATTGCGCTAGGTCTGGTAAAAGGAACAAGGAAAGATTGTCCAGTGTTTGCCACATGTATGGTTGTAATGCGTCTGtgaatgttaacattttgagaaagtatAATATTTCTaaagttggtttgttggttggtcAACACCACGCTCAGCAATAGCCAAGCTATATGACTGGggtctgcaaatatttgaatataaaccagacaacccagtgatcaacagcgtgaacatcgatctacgcatttagAGTGCAGTGACGAGTTATTTGTTACGAATTAATGGAtgtcaataaaaaaaaaaagtaaataatGTAGACTGGCGCAGATTACGGCTCCATA is part of the Haliotis asinina isolate JCU_RB_2024 chromosome 6, JCU_Hal_asi_v2, whole genome shotgun sequence genome and harbors:
- the LOC137287665 gene encoding uncharacterized protein, which codes for MAGQAYRIIVLHDNPKWFPLIKDALKDYDVVVDEWVSDEVDFDLTSSPPKNTIFYNRCSPSSHTRGHPLSLEQARVIIKWLRHHDVTVVNGLPAVDIEDSKAFQYVMAKDCGLNIPQTVFTSKPTRALIEKHFGRDAPFVIKPDRGGHGINIRMYHNVGEFESEKELPGSYTGLYLIQCYLPPTSGVYRAEFVAQTFLYVSKATMCDGFSSNYCPDDLPKDRFQILKDLDDPVIDKCTELFQTPGLDNGAVEFIYGPDGVPYVIDINCNTVYNTKAEVEAGVPQGWKKVAEMLVANISYLKTDK